One segment of Streptomyces sp. TG1A-8 DNA contains the following:
- a CDS encoding MbtH family NRPS accessory protein, which yields MDENTRYQVLRNDEEQYSLWPVDVEVPAGWQPVGKEGTEAECSAYVDEVWTDMRPRSLRERMENAGA from the coding sequence ATGGACGAGAACACCCGCTACCAGGTGCTGCGCAACGACGAGGAGCAGTACTCCCTGTGGCCGGTCGACGTCGAGGTGCCCGCGGGCTGGCAGCCCGTCGGCAAGGAGGGCACCGAGGCCGAGTGCTCCGCCTACGTCGACGAGGTCTGGACCGACATGCGCCCGCGCAGCCTGCGCGAGCGCATGGAGAACGCCGGAGCCTGA